Proteins encoded by one window of Pseudonocardia sp. HH130629-09:
- a CDS encoding DUF6069 family protein yields MSEADDRTREMSRETARPRRRSGVNAGRLWAGGVATAVIAALIALVGLLILQVLLQIPYLAPTVTEPLDGWAAAQSLAIWAAVAALAATGLAHLLLVAVPSPMSYFGWIAGLLTALAAVSPLVLTEQPWTVRIATAVIHLVIGMSIISLVTTTVASATDRA; encoded by the coding sequence ATGTCCGAGGCCGACGACCGCACCCGAGAGATGAGCCGTGAGACCGCCCGGCCGCGCCGCCGCAGCGGGGTGAACGCCGGCCGGCTCTGGGCCGGCGGCGTCGCGACGGCGGTGATCGCCGCGCTGATCGCCCTGGTCGGTCTGCTGATCCTGCAGGTCCTGCTACAGATCCCGTACCTGGCGCCGACCGTCACCGAGCCGCTCGACGGCTGGGCGGCGGCGCAGAGTCTCGCGATCTGGGCGGCGGTCGCCGCGCTGGCGGCCACCGGGCTCGCGCACCTCCTGCTGGTCGCGGTGCCGAGCCCGATGTCCTACTTCGGCTGGATCGCCGGGCTGCTCACCGCGCTGGCCGCGGTGTCGCCGCTGGTCCTGACCGAGCAGCCGTGGACGGTCCGGATCGCCACCGCGGTGATCCACCTCGTCATCGGCATGTCGATCATCAGCCTGGTGACGACGACGGTCGCCAGCGCCACCGACCGGGCCTGA
- a CDS encoding cytochrome P450, with protein sequence MAASRGARRWIRWVLRHGAMRQEVTRQAGKGDLGAHMIISPEVVRDPYPAYEQIRGQGRMVRSALTWTTVDHEITTEVLRSPDFCVGMRMPENAPGLLRALLAAGGTWPLGPAEPPSLLSIDPPDHNRIRKLVTRSFSAKAISSLRGRTEEIAAQLLAELEAGTDRRTDVISGYASLLPATVITEMLGAPVEMRERFLEWGEGGAYSLDMGLDYATFRRSERDIDALTEWMSGHFERLRREPNDSILSSLVATYDEEEGRLTHDELLSLAMLLLAAGFETTVNLIGNGTRLLLTHPDQLARLQADPALWPNAVDEVLRFDSPVQRTGRVAARDTELCGFPVRRGSLVLTHLGGANRDPDVFPDPARFDVGREGADRHVAFSQGIHYCLGAALAKMEGEVGLRALFDRYPDLRADGPAELRGTRVLRGYRTLPVRLGDARVHVDA encoded by the coding sequence ATGGCGGCATCGCGAGGCGCACGACGGTGGATCCGGTGGGTGCTGCGGCACGGGGCGATGCGCCAGGAGGTGACCCGCCAGGCGGGCAAGGGCGACCTGGGCGCCCACATGATCATCAGCCCGGAGGTGGTCCGGGACCCGTACCCGGCCTACGAGCAGATCCGTGGTCAGGGCCGGATGGTGCGCTCGGCCCTGACCTGGACCACGGTCGACCACGAGATCACCACCGAGGTGCTGCGCAGCCCCGACTTCTGCGTGGGCATGCGCATGCCGGAGAACGCCCCGGGCCTGCTGCGCGCGCTGCTCGCGGCGGGCGGGACCTGGCCGCTCGGGCCGGCCGAACCGCCGTCGCTGCTGTCGATCGACCCGCCCGACCACAACCGGATCCGCAAGCTCGTCACCCGCTCGTTCAGCGCCAAGGCGATCTCCTCGCTGCGCGGGCGCACCGAGGAGATCGCCGCGCAGCTGCTCGCCGAGCTGGAGGCCGGCACCGACCGGCGGACCGACGTCATCTCCGGCTACGCCTCGCTGCTGCCCGCGACGGTCATCACCGAGATGCTCGGCGCCCCGGTCGAGATGCGGGAGAGGTTCCTCGAGTGGGGCGAGGGCGGCGCCTACTCCCTCGACATGGGGCTGGACTACGCGACGTTCCGCCGCTCCGAGCGCGACATCGACGCGCTCACCGAGTGGATGTCCGGGCACTTCGAGCGGCTGCGCCGCGAGCCCAACGACTCGATCCTGTCCTCCCTGGTCGCCACCTACGACGAGGAGGAGGGCCGGCTCACCCACGACGAGCTGCTGTCGCTGGCGATGCTGCTGCTCGCCGCCGGGTTCGAGACCACGGTCAACCTCATCGGCAACGGTACCCGGCTGCTGCTGACCCACCCCGACCAGCTCGCCCGGCTGCAGGCCGACCCGGCGCTGTGGCCGAACGCCGTCGACGAGGTACTGCGGTTCGACTCCCCGGTGCAGCGCACCGGCCGGGTCGCCGCGCGCGACACCGAGCTGTGCGGCTTCCCCGTGCGCCGGGGCTCGCTGGTGCTCACCCACCTCGGCGGGGCGAACCGTGACCCGGACGTGTTCCCCGACCCGGCCCGCTTCGACGTCGGTCGCGAGGGCGCCGACCGTCACGTCGCCTTCAGCCAGGGCATCCACTACTGCCTGGGCGCGGCGCTGGCGAAGATGGAGGGCGAGGTCGGGCTGCGGGCGCTGTTCGACCGCTATCCCGACCTGCGTGCCGACGGGCCCGCCGAGCTGCGCGGCACCCGGGTGCTTCGGGGGTACCGGACGCTACCGGTGCGGCTCGGCGACGCCCGGGTCCACGTCGATGCCTGA
- a CDS encoding metallophosphoesterase family protein, whose amino-acid sequence MTAVGEPRLLAVSDLHVRYAENGEIAAGLCPAHPGDWLIVAGDVDERIESVVATLAALRDRFARVLWTPGNHELWTRAKNVRADSVERLSGVARYDELVRRCREIGVLTPEDAWPVWDGPGGPVVVASLFVPYDYSFLPAGTSTPEEGLAAAHAAGVVCTDEYLLHPDPYATRAEWSAARVAATAARLDALDPDLATVLVNHWPLVREPCEVLWYPEFALWCGTTATADWHRRYRARAVVHGHLHIPRTVTVDGVPFVEVSLGYPREWRRHSERIGGHFPDRLPRTVLPAS is encoded by the coding sequence GTGACCGCCGTCGGGGAGCCGCGCCTGCTCGCGGTCAGTGACCTGCATGTGCGGTACGCGGAGAACGGCGAGATCGCCGCGGGGCTGTGCCCGGCGCACCCGGGCGACTGGCTGATCGTCGCCGGTGACGTCGACGAACGGATCGAGAGCGTCGTCGCGACGCTCGCCGCGCTGCGCGACCGCTTCGCCCGGGTGCTGTGGACACCGGGCAACCACGAGCTCTGGACCCGCGCCAAGAACGTCCGGGCCGACTCGGTCGAGCGGCTCTCCGGTGTCGCCCGCTACGACGAGCTGGTCCGCCGCTGCCGGGAGATCGGGGTGCTGACCCCGGAGGACGCGTGGCCGGTGTGGGACGGGCCGGGCGGGCCGGTCGTCGTGGCGTCGCTGTTCGTGCCCTACGACTACTCGTTCCTGCCCGCCGGCACCTCGACCCCGGAGGAGGGGCTGGCCGCGGCCCACGCCGCGGGTGTCGTCTGCACCGACGAGTACCTGCTCCACCCGGACCCGTACGCGACGCGGGCGGAGTGGTCCGCGGCCCGGGTGGCCGCGACCGCCGCCCGCCTCGACGCGCTCGACCCGGACCTGGCGACCGTCCTGGTGAACCACTGGCCGCTGGTCCGCGAGCCCTGCGAGGTCCTGTGGTACCCGGAGTTCGCGCTCTGGTGCGGGACGACGGCGACGGCGGACTGGCACCGCCGCTACCGGGCCCGGGCGGTCGTGCACGGTCACCTGCACATCCCGCGCACGGTCACCGTCGACGGCGTGCCGTTCGTCGAGGTGTCGCTGGGCTACCCGCGGGAGTGGCGACGCCATTCCGAACGGATCGGCGGGCACTTCCCGGACCGGTTGCCGCGCACGGTGTTGCCTGCATCATAG
- a CDS encoding FAD-dependent oxidoreductase has protein sequence MTALRVAVIGAGPAAVYTADTLLKSDADVTVDLFEKLPAPFGLVRYGVAPDHPRIKQIVHALHRVLDRPGVRLFGNVHVGTDITLSDLREHYDAVVAATGCERDRDLDVPGIDLPGSHGAASFVQWYDGHPDVPRDWTLDASSVAVIGAGNVALDVARILASTAEDLASTEIPDSVHAGLSRNPATDVHVFARRGIAHARFSPMELRELDHVPGVEVIVDPADVEFDDVAAAEVRSAKHVEMVVRTLQGWALRDRRGDPRRVHLHFLSRPERILGTDRVEGIRIERTEYTGHGDVRDTGQFTDFPVGAVYRAIGYTGSHLVDLPFDHEHGVLPHRKGRVHDIDGQELPGVYAVGWIKRGPVGLIGHTKGCASETVASLLADAPQLPRAPRRDPAEVEALLERRGVAYTTWSGWLALDKHERSLGEARGRERTKVVPREDMVEISRTG, from the coding sequence ATGACTGCGCTGCGCGTCGCCGTGATCGGTGCCGGTCCGGCCGCCGTCTACACCGCCGACACCCTGCTGAAGTCCGACGCCGACGTCACCGTGGACCTGTTCGAGAAGCTGCCCGCACCGTTCGGGCTGGTCCGCTACGGCGTCGCCCCGGACCACCCGCGGATCAAGCAGATCGTGCACGCCCTGCACCGCGTGCTGGACCGCCCCGGTGTGCGGCTGTTCGGCAACGTCCACGTCGGGACCGACATCACCCTGTCCGACCTGCGCGAGCACTACGACGCGGTCGTCGCGGCCACCGGCTGCGAGCGGGACCGGGACCTCGACGTGCCCGGGATCGACCTGCCGGGCAGCCACGGTGCCGCCAGCTTCGTGCAATGGTACGACGGCCACCCCGACGTGCCCCGGGACTGGACGCTCGACGCGTCGTCGGTCGCGGTGATCGGTGCCGGGAACGTGGCCCTGGACGTCGCCCGGATCCTGGCGAGCACCGCCGAGGACCTGGCGAGCACCGAGATCCCGGACTCGGTCCACGCCGGGCTCTCGCGCAACCCGGCCACCGACGTGCACGTGTTCGCCCGTCGCGGGATCGCCCACGCCCGGTTCAGCCCGATGGAGCTGCGCGAGCTCGACCACGTCCCGGGCGTCGAGGTGATCGTCGACCCGGCCGACGTCGAGTTCGACGACGTCGCCGCCGCCGAGGTCCGCTCGGCCAAGCACGTCGAGATGGTGGTGCGGACCCTGCAGGGGTGGGCGCTGCGCGACCGGCGCGGCGATCCGCGCCGGGTGCACCTGCACTTCCTCTCGCGCCCCGAGCGGATCCTCGGCACCGACCGCGTCGAGGGCATCCGGATCGAGCGCACCGAGTACACCGGCCACGGCGACGTCCGCGACACCGGCCAGTTCACCGACTTCCCGGTCGGTGCGGTCTACCGGGCGATCGGCTACACCGGCTCGCACCTGGTCGATCTGCCGTTCGACCACGAGCACGGCGTGCTGCCGCACCGCAAGGGGCGGGTGCACGACATCGACGGCCAGGAGCTGCCCGGCGTCTACGCCGTCGGCTGGATCAAGCGCGGCCCGGTCGGGCTGATCGGGCACACCAAGGGCTGCGCGTCGGAGACCGTCGCGAGCCTGCTGGCCGACGCCCCGCAGCTGCCCCGGGCGCCCCGCCGCGATCCGGCGGAGGTCGAGGCGCTGCTGGAGCGCCGGGGCGTGGCCTACACGACCTGGAGCGGCTGGCTCGCGCTCGACAAGCACGAGCGCAGCCTCGGCGAGGCGCGCGGCCGCGAGCGGACGAAGGTCGTGCCGCGCGAGGACATGGTGGAGATCAGCAGGACGGGGTGA
- a CDS encoding type B 50S ribosomal protein L31, translating into MKPGIHPPYGPVVYRDTSTGDEFLTRSTETSRETVEWSDGNTYPLIKVDTTSASHPFWTGNARVLDAAGQVEKFRRRFGERTRG; encoded by the coding sequence GTGAAGCCCGGCATCCACCCCCCGTACGGCCCGGTCGTCTACCGCGACACGTCCACCGGCGACGAGTTCCTGACCCGGTCGACCGAGACCTCGCGCGAGACCGTCGAGTGGTCGGACGGGAACACCTATCCCCTGATCAAGGTGGACACGACCTCGGCGTCGCACCCGTTCTGGACGGGCAACGCGCGGGTGCTCGACGCCGCGGGCCAGGTCGAGAAGTTCCGCCGCCGCTTCGGGGAGCGCACGCGCGGCTGA
- a CDS encoding helix-turn-helix domain-containing protein, with protein MDDTGRDVLAGVVPRLRDLRRRRGAPLDQLAAETSLTASTLSRLETGKLRPTLEQLLPLARAHGVPLDDLVQAPPTGDPRMYLRPVRHRGLVFVPLTRRGGGVQAFKVIYPPAAESATTALQTHEGYEWFYVLDGRVRLVLDDTEHLLDPGEVVEFDTGASHWIGSADDRPAETLALFSLQSEHAHLSHGAAGPGRH; from the coding sequence GTGGACGACACCGGACGCGACGTGCTCGCCGGGGTGGTCCCGCGGCTGCGGGACCTGCGCCGTCGCCGCGGCGCCCCCCTCGACCAGCTCGCCGCCGAGACCTCCCTGACCGCAAGCACGCTGTCCCGGCTGGAGACCGGGAAGCTGCGGCCGACGCTGGAGCAGCTGCTGCCCCTGGCCCGGGCCCACGGGGTCCCGCTCGACGACCTGGTGCAGGCACCACCGACCGGCGACCCCCGCATGTACCTGCGCCCGGTGCGCCACCGCGGGCTGGTGTTCGTCCCGCTGACCCGGCGCGGTGGTGGGGTCCAGGCCTTCAAGGTGATCTACCCTCCGGCGGCGGAGTCCGCGACGACCGCCCTGCAGACCCACGAGGGCTACGAGTGGTTCTACGTCCTCGACGGCCGGGTGCGGCTGGTCCTCGACGACACCGAGCACCTCCTCGACCCCGGCGAGGTCGTCGAGTTCGACACCGGCGCATCGCACTGGATCGGCAGCGCCGACGACCGGCCCGCCGAGACGCTCGCGCTGTTCAGCCTGCAGAGCGAGCACGCACACCTCAGCCACGGCGCAGCGGGTCCGGGCCGCCACTGA
- a CDS encoding SDR family oxidoreductase has translation MSTLRRDPMPLRGRTALVTGGGRRGGIGHATACRLAAYGAAVVVHHFALHDAAQPWGADDVDDALAEVRTHATAPVAGVHADLADPSAPQRLLDTARELAGPVDLLVANQALSGSDGPLGELSVELDRHWAVDARASILLVQAWANAHDDTRPGGVAVLLTSGQARGPMPGEVAYAAAKAAVAGITPTLADQLADRRLRVNTVNPGPVDTGYLGADAFREMAPMFPFGRFGEPDDPARLIAWLCTDEAAWITGQVIDSEGGFARHRNGWRPG, from the coding sequence GTGAGCACCCTGCGCCGGGACCCGATGCCGTTGCGCGGCCGGACCGCGCTCGTGACCGGCGGTGGCCGTCGCGGCGGGATCGGGCACGCGACCGCCTGCCGGCTCGCCGCGTACGGCGCGGCCGTGGTCGTGCACCACTTCGCCCTGCACGACGCGGCGCAGCCGTGGGGCGCCGACGACGTCGACGACGCGCTGGCCGAGGTGCGGACGCACGCGACGGCGCCCGTCGCCGGGGTGCACGCCGATCTCGCCGACCCGTCCGCGCCGCAGCGGCTGCTCGACACCGCCCGTGAGCTCGCCGGGCCGGTGGACCTGCTCGTCGCCAACCAGGCGCTCTCGGGGTCCGACGGCCCGCTGGGGGAGCTGTCCGTGGAGCTGGACCGGCACTGGGCGGTCGACGCGCGTGCCTCGATCCTGCTGGTCCAGGCGTGGGCGAATGCGCACGACGACACCCGTCCCGGTGGCGTGGCCGTCCTGCTCACCTCGGGGCAGGCACGCGGGCCGATGCCCGGTGAGGTGGCCTACGCCGCGGCGAAGGCGGCCGTCGCGGGGATCACCCCGACCCTGGCCGACCAGCTCGCGGACCGGCGGCTGCGGGTCAACACGGTGAACCCGGGGCCGGTCGACACCGGCTACCTCGGCGCGGACGCGTTCCGCGAGATGGCCCCGATGTTCCCGTTCGGCCGGTTCGGTGAGCCGGACGACCCGGCCCGGCTGATCGCCTGGTTGTGCACCGACGAGGCGGCCTGGATCACCGGACAGGTGATCGACTCCGAAGGTGGGTTCGCGCGGCACCGGAACGGGTGGCGTCCCGGGTGA
- a CDS encoding SDR family oxidoreductase, translating to MSGRLDGTTVIVTGASSGIGEATARALSAEGATVALLARRRERLEELADSLPGSSVHPVDVADDDALHAAVAAVVEQHGGLDVLVNNAGVGAWGPAAEADVADWRRMIDVNLMGVLSATHAALPHLATAAGGPRGVADVVTISSAAGRRVPSPHSNVYAATKHGVGAFCEALRQEYAERHVRVGLVEPGLVASEMTTSGAQYAPDVTSTGESGVLQPADIADAVVYIVTRPRHVAVNEVLVRPVEQVR from the coding sequence ATGAGCGGACGGTTGGACGGGACGACGGTGATCGTGACGGGAGCGTCGAGCGGCATCGGTGAGGCGACCGCACGGGCGCTGTCGGCCGAGGGTGCGACGGTGGCGCTGCTGGCCCGGCGCCGGGAGCGGCTCGAGGAGCTGGCGGACTCGCTGCCGGGGTCGTCGGTGCACCCGGTGGACGTCGCCGACGACGACGCGTTGCACGCCGCCGTGGCGGCCGTGGTCGAGCAGCACGGCGGGCTGGACGTGCTGGTCAACAACGCCGGCGTCGGGGCCTGGGGCCCGGCGGCCGAGGCCGACGTCGCGGACTGGCGCAGGATGATCGACGTCAACCTCATGGGTGTGCTGTCGGCGACGCACGCGGCCCTGCCGCACCTGGCGACGGCAGCCGGTGGCCCGCGCGGCGTCGCCGACGTGGTGACGATCAGCTCGGCGGCCGGACGGCGGGTCCCCTCCCCGCACAGCAACGTCTACGCGGCCACCAAGCACGGGGTCGGCGCGTTCTGCGAGGCGCTGCGCCAGGAGTACGCCGAACGCCACGTGCGCGTCGGCCTCGTGGAGCCCGGCCTCGTCGCCTCGGAGATGACGACCTCGGGTGCGCAGTACGCGCCGGACGTGACCTCGACGGGCGAGAGCGGGGTGCTGCAGCCGGCCGACATCGCCGACGCCGTCGTCTACATCGTGACCCGCCCGCGGCACGTGGCGGTCAACGAGGTGCTCGTGCGGCCGGTGGAACAGGTGCGGTGA
- a CDS encoding SsgA family sporulation/cell division regulator encodes MRDESKTIRATAMFELIAPDAPVVPVKVELSYTSRDPYAVQASFKTGHDTTVDWVFARDLLGDGLVDSAGTGDVRVQPMSDDPTRIELELTSPSGHALFTTSAATLSEFLQATYDAVPAAAEYSWLDFDAALADLLDTTARD; translated from the coding sequence ATGCGCGACGAGTCCAAGACGATCCGGGCGACGGCCATGTTCGAGCTCATCGCTCCGGACGCGCCCGTCGTGCCCGTGAAGGTCGAACTGTCCTACACGAGCCGCGACCCCTACGCCGTCCAGGCCTCGTTCAAGACCGGCCACGACACCACGGTCGACTGGGTCTTCGCCCGCGACCTGCTCGGCGACGGCCTGGTCGACTCCGCCGGCACCGGCGACGTCCGAGTGCAGCCGATGAGCGACGACCCGACCCGGATCGAGCTCGAGCTCACCTCCCCCTCGGGTCACGCCCTGTTCACCACCTCCGCGGCGACCCTGTCGGAGTTCCTGCAGGCGACCTACGACGCCGTGCCCGCCGCCGCCGAGTACTCGTGGCTCGACTTCGACGCCGCTCTCGCGGACCTGCTGGACACCACCGCCCGGGACTGA
- a CDS encoding RNA polymerase sigma factor, translating into MAGIADPPDRPEHGRAAGPAARRDPSRRDDAGDARLVQRIVSGDSTALGELYDRFGRQAYSLARRICADEGLAEDVVQEVFLAFWRDPSRFDPAKGRFGTWLLTLVHHKSVDAVRRESAIRRRTVPASEDGSEWNAPPGPGADEGAIGALVAGHVRDALDQLPADQRKVLALAYYGGYTQREVAAMTGVPLGTVKSRMFTGVAKLRNLLGPVVGDAGADLAGGLS; encoded by the coding sequence GTGGCAGGCATCGCCGATCCGCCGGACCGCCCCGAGCACGGGCGGGCCGCCGGGCCTGCCGCGCGCCGTGATCCGTCACGTCGTGACGACGCCGGGGACGCGCGTCTCGTGCAACGGATCGTGTCCGGGGACTCGACCGCACTGGGCGAGCTGTACGACCGGTTCGGGCGCCAGGCCTACTCCCTCGCGCGGCGCATCTGCGCCGACGAGGGTCTCGCCGAGGACGTCGTCCAGGAGGTCTTCCTGGCCTTCTGGCGCGACCCGTCGCGCTTCGACCCGGCCAAGGGCCGGTTCGGAACCTGGCTGTTGACCCTGGTGCACCACAAGTCCGTCGACGCCGTCCGCCGGGAGAGTGCCATCCGGCGTCGCACCGTCCCGGCGTCGGAGGACGGCTCGGAGTGGAACGCCCCGCCCGGGCCGGGCGCCGACGAGGGAGCCATCGGCGCGCTGGTCGCGGGCCACGTGCGTGACGCGCTCGATCAGCTGCCCGCCGACCAGCGGAAGGTCCTGGCACTGGCGTACTACGGCGGCTACACGCAACGCGAGGTGGCCGCGATGACAGGGGTGCCGCTGGGCACCGTGAAGTCCCGCATGTTCACCGGGGTGGCCAAGCTCCGGAACCTGCTGGGCCCCGTGGTCGGGGACGCCGGGGCGGACCTGGCGGGAGGGCTGTCGTGA
- a CDS encoding anti-sigma factor translates to MNEQTVGWALHALEPDEEIEVLQHLEGCDECRRLAADVAETTTVLGGAVQQVEPPASLRDAILEQARNTPQVGRAGDRALPRHALRDDVASSGASPEGGARPSRSERLTVAATRPPAGPGRGSARNGWLRRPGRVLVAAAVALAVIVSGGVVVGQMRSMQAERDASLAQAQEMRDVLSAIAQPGTPHAFLSPGPGGPMVAAVVMKDGQREVMPMGLDPNEPADQTYVLWGLNEDGTPRAIGTFDVRAGQSGPVSVESPDSGSYGTYAVSLERGREAPPAPTKVVATGQVET, encoded by the coding sequence ATGAACGAGCAGACGGTCGGCTGGGCGCTCCACGCCCTCGAGCCCGACGAGGAGATCGAGGTGCTGCAGCACCTCGAGGGCTGCGACGAGTGCCGTCGTCTCGCCGCCGACGTGGCCGAGACGACCACCGTCCTCGGCGGCGCGGTGCAGCAGGTGGAACCGCCCGCATCGCTGCGCGACGCGATCCTGGAGCAGGCCCGGAACACTCCACAGGTCGGACGGGCCGGTGACCGGGCGCTCCCGCGTCACGCGCTGCGCGACGACGTCGCGTCCTCCGGAGCTTCGCCCGAGGGCGGGGCGCGCCCGTCGCGATCCGAGCGGCTCACCGTCGCCGCGACACGCCCGCCGGCGGGGCCCGGACGCGGCAGCGCCCGGAACGGGTGGCTGCGCCGCCCCGGTCGGGTACTGGTCGCCGCGGCCGTCGCACTCGCGGTGATCGTCAGCGGGGGAGTCGTCGTCGGGCAGATGCGGTCGATGCAGGCCGAGCGCGACGCCAGCCTCGCGCAGGCCCAGGAGATGCGCGACGTGCTCTCCGCCATCGCGCAGCCCGGGACCCCGCACGCCTTCCTGTCCCCCGGGCCGGGGGGACCGATGGTCGCGGCCGTCGTGATGAAGGACGGACAGCGGGAGGTCATGCCGATGGGGCTCGATCCGAACGAGCCCGCCGACCAGACCTATGTTCTGTGGGGGCTGAACGAGGACGGAACTCCGCGGGCGATCGGCACGTTCGACGTGCGAGCGGGGCAGTCGGGACCGGTATCCGTAGAATCGCCCGACAGCGGGAGCTACGGGACATACGCCGTCTCGCTCGAGCGCGGAAGGGAGGCCCCTCCCGCGCCGACCAAGGTAGTCGCGACCGGGCAGGTGGAGACCTGA
- a CDS encoding TIGR02611 family protein, translated as MTAAGSTTSGRRYTPVRRKYRRAKVRYRAFRAGVARRPVLDLTYRITMGVLGTAIVIIGIIALPAPGPGWAIIFLGLGVLAAEFSWAQRLLHWVRVRYDGWVAWMGRQNRVVQLLVMTLILGTVAVCAWLFGIFATVGGWVGIHWEWLHSPLLPLIQPPPPPVPVPGSELVTGPR; from the coding sequence GTGACGGCGGCCGGGAGCACGACCTCCGGGCGCCGGTACACCCCCGTCCGCAGGAAGTACCGGCGGGCGAAGGTCCGCTACCGCGCGTTCCGGGCGGGGGTGGCCCGCAGACCGGTGCTGGACCTGACCTACCGCATCACCATGGGGGTCCTCGGCACCGCGATCGTCATCATCGGGATCATCGCGCTGCCTGCGCCGGGTCCCGGCTGGGCGATCATCTTCCTCGGCCTGGGCGTGCTCGCCGCCGAGTTCAGCTGGGCCCAGCGGCTCCTGCACTGGGTCCGCGTCCGCTACGACGGCTGGGTCGCCTGGATGGGCCGCCAGAACCGTGTCGTGCAGCTGCTGGTGATGACCTTGATCCTCGGCACGGTCGCGGTCTGCGCTTGGCTGTTCGGGATCTTCGCGACGGTCGGAGGCTGGGTGGGGATCCACTGGGAATGGCTGCACTCGCCGCTGCTGCCGTTGATCCAGCCGCCGCCCCCGCCGGTGCCCGTACCCGGATCGGAGCTGGTCACGGGCCCGCGGTGA
- a CDS encoding tyrosine-type recombinase/integrase, whose amino-acid sequence MGSEITGTAREESGLVFASETGTELDAANVRRGFRRILGAPELKEVGLNAAEWTPRELRHSFVSLLSDSGMTVDQIASLVGHAGGSGVTERIYRKQIRPVIDTGATAMNEIFPDSTT is encoded by the coding sequence TTGGGGTCGGAGATCACCGGCACAGCCCGTGAAGAGTCCGGGCTAGTGTTCGCGTCGGAGACCGGCACCGAGCTGGACGCTGCCAACGTCCGACGAGGATTCCGCCGGATTCTCGGTGCACCAGAGTTGAAGGAGGTCGGGCTGAACGCCGCCGAGTGGACGCCGCGGGAGCTGCGCCACAGCTTCGTCTCGCTGCTCTCCGACAGCGGCATGACGGTCGACCAGATCGCCAGCCTGGTCGGACATGCGGGCGGTAGCGGAGTCACCGAGCGCATCTACCGTAAGCAGATCCGGCCCGTCATCGACACCGGAGCCACCGCCATGAACGAGATCTTCCCGGACTCGACTACATAG